Proteins from one Pseudomonas bijieensis genomic window:
- a CDS encoding SfnB family sulfur acquisition oxidoreductase, whose amino-acid sequence MTHSLSSDLPQQTSPAPRSPAHIIRSDAEAIEVAQRLAEDFAREAALRDRERRLPWEELERFSASGLWAIRVPKAYGGAEVSYATLSEVIAIISAADPSLGQLPQNHFGVLSNLSLTGSEEQKRRYYAKVLQGYRFGNAFSEARSQYVTTFQTQIRFDGDTAVLNGEKAYCTGALFAHIVPVAGVDEVGHVHIALVPRDAAGLTVIDSWDGFGQRITASGQVRIDAVRVPASDVVPAWKAYDQPTSDGPISQIIQAAVDTGIARGAFAETLRVARQARPWVDSGLQHGWQDPLGQALIGELAWRLQAAEAILRRAAHAVDRAVAEPSEERVAEASVIVGQAKVLSTEISLEASSRLLELGGTRSVSASQGLDRFWRNARTHTLHDPVRWKYHLVGNQLLNGIKPQRHSWN is encoded by the coding sequence ATGACCCACTCACTGTCTTCCGACTTGCCTCAGCAGACCAGCCCGGCGCCGCGGAGCCCGGCCCATATCATCCGTAGCGACGCCGAGGCCATCGAGGTGGCACAGCGCCTGGCCGAGGATTTCGCCCGCGAGGCTGCCCTGCGCGATCGCGAGCGGCGCCTGCCCTGGGAAGAACTCGAACGCTTTTCCGCGAGCGGGTTGTGGGCGATCCGCGTGCCGAAGGCCTACGGTGGCGCCGAGGTGTCCTATGCCACCCTCAGTGAAGTGATCGCGATCATTTCCGCTGCCGACCCGTCCCTCGGCCAGTTGCCGCAGAACCACTTCGGCGTGCTCAGCAACCTCAGCCTGACCGGCAGCGAGGAGCAGAAGCGCCGCTACTACGCCAAGGTGCTGCAGGGTTATCGCTTCGGCAACGCCTTTTCCGAGGCGCGCAGCCAGTACGTCACCACCTTCCAGACGCAGATCCGCTTCGATGGCGACACCGCCGTACTCAACGGTGAGAAGGCCTACTGCACCGGTGCGCTGTTCGCCCACATCGTGCCGGTCGCTGGGGTGGACGAGGTGGGGCACGTCCATATCGCCCTCGTTCCGCGCGATGCCGCAGGCCTGACAGTGATCGACAGTTGGGACGGTTTCGGTCAGCGCATCACTGCCAGCGGTCAGGTGCGCATCGACGCAGTGCGGGTGCCGGCGAGCGACGTGGTGCCGGCCTGGAAGGCCTATGACCAGCCCACCTCCGACGGCCCGATCTCACAAATCATCCAGGCTGCGGTGGACACCGGCATTGCCCGTGGCGCCTTCGCCGAGACCTTGCGCGTGGCACGCCAGGCGCGTCCATGGGTGGACAGCGGGTTGCAACACGGCTGGCAGGACCCGCTCGGCCAAGCGTTGATTGGTGAGTTGGCCTGGCGCCTGCAAGCGGCCGAAGCGATCCTGCGGCGCGCGGCGCACGCGGTCGACCGTGCTGTCGCCGAGCCCAGCGAAGAACGGGTTGCCGAGGCCTCGGTAATCGTCGGCCAGGCCAAGGTGCTGTCCACCGAGATTTCCCTGGAGGCTTCCAGCCGCCTGTTGGAGTTGGGCGGCACCCGCAGCGTCTCGGCCAGCCAGGGGCTGGATCGGTTCTGGCGTAATGCGCGGAC
- a CDS encoding ABC transporter ATP-binding protein encodes MTNAALAGTENRELLAVQDIEVIYDGAILAVAGVSLRVGQGDIVALLGANGAGKSTTLKAISGLVQADRAQVSRGRIVFQGQDTAGVAANLLARQGIVHVLEGRHVFAHLTVEDNLRSGGFLRKPTRRELEQDLERIYAWFPRLKTKRKTQAGLTSGGEQQMLALGRALMTKPRLVLLDEPSMGLAPILVEEIFAIVAQLNAQEGMSFLVAEQNINVALRHASYAYILENGRVVGEGDATELAAREDIQHFYLGGKAR; translated from the coding sequence ATGACCAACGCGGCCCTTGCCGGCACCGAAAACAGAGAGTTGCTGGCGGTGCAAGACATCGAAGTGATCTACGACGGCGCGATCCTCGCCGTGGCCGGGGTTTCCCTGCGGGTCGGACAGGGTGACATCGTCGCCCTGCTCGGCGCCAACGGGGCCGGCAAGAGCACCACGCTCAAGGCCATCTCCGGGTTGGTCCAGGCCGATCGGGCGCAAGTCAGCCGTGGACGGATTGTCTTCCAGGGACAGGACACCGCCGGGGTTGCGGCCAATCTGCTGGCGCGCCAGGGCATCGTCCATGTGCTGGAGGGACGACATGTATTCGCCCACTTGACTGTCGAGGACAACCTGCGCAGCGGTGGTTTCCTGCGCAAGCCGACACGACGGGAGCTGGAGCAGGATCTGGAGCGTATCTACGCCTGGTTTCCACGCCTGAAGACCAAGCGCAAGACCCAGGCCGGGCTGACCTCGGGCGGTGAGCAGCAGATGCTTGCCCTTGGCCGGGCCCTGATGACCAAGCCTCGACTGGTGCTGCTCGATGAACCCTCGATGGGGCTGGCGCCGATCCTCGTCGAGGAGATTTTTGCCATCGTCGCGCAGCTCAATGCCCAGGAAGGCATGAGCTTTCTGGTGGCCGAGCAGAACATCAATGTCGCCCTGCGCCATGCCAGCTATGCCTACATCCTGGAGAACGGGCGGGTGGTGGGTGAGGGCGACGCCACGGAGCTGGCGGCGCGGGAAGACATCCAGCATTTCTACCTGGGTGGAAAGGCTCGTTGA